CCGTTGCCCTGACGCGGATTGTCACTCAGATCAACAACCGTATCGGCCAGGCCGCCGGTGCGGCGGACCACCGGCAGCGCACCGTATTTAAGGGCAATCATCTGGGTTAAACCGCAGGGTTCATACAGGCTCGGCACCAGCAGCAGATCGGCCGCCGCATAGAGGCGCCGCGACAACCCTTCGTTAAAGGTCAGATTGATGGCGACCCGCTGTGAATCCCGCCCCTGCTCGCGACGCCAGAACTCCATCTGCTGATGATTGCCGGAACCGAGGAGGACAAACTGCAGATCGCGTTCGAGCAGTTGCGGCCAGATCGCTTCGATAAGATCGATCCCTTTTTGCCGGTCCAGCCGGCTGATCACCGCAACCAGTGGGGTCTGCGCGGCAATCTCAAGGCCGAGTTCCTGCTGCAGGGCCTTTTTGCAGGCCACTTTCCCGGCCAGGTTGGCGGCCGAATAATGGCGCGGCAAGGCCACATCGATCTGCGGGTCCCAGCCCCTGCCGTCAAGGCCGTTGATGATCCCGTAGAGGTTCAGGCTCCGGCTCCGCAGAATGCCGTCAAAGCCATGCCCTTGTTGCGGTTGCTGGATCTCCTGGCAATAGGTCGGCGAGACGGTGTTGATCAGGTCAGCAAAGACAATCCCCCCTTTGAGGAAAGACAGGCTGCCGTAATATTCGAGGGCGTCCGGGCGGCCCAGTTCCCAGGGCAGCTCCAGCTGGTCCAGCAGCGGCAGGGGGAAGCGGCCCTGATAGCCGAGATTATGGATGGTCAGCAGGGTTTTGCTGGCGGCAAAGAAGTCCTGGTCGCGGTAGACGGTCTTCAGCAGAACCGGCAGCAGTCCGGTCTGCCAGTCGTGATGATGGATCAGGTCCGGTTGGAAATCGAGGACCCGGGCGGTTTCCAGGACAGCCCGGCAGAAAAAGCCGAAGCGCAGGCCGTTGTCGGCAAAATCACCGTCCGCGGTGCCGTACAGTTCGTCGCGGTCGAAAAATTCCGGGGTATCGATAAAGACAAAGGGGACCCCGTCATAAACCGCTTCTTTCAGACTCGCCCGCCAGGTCTGCCCGGACATGCTGATCTGCACGCTGTGGGGAAGCTTGACCAGTTGATGGTTCTCCGCCGTGGTGCGATAGCAGGGTATCACCACCAGCACATCGTGACCCAGCTGGCGCAGAGCTCGCGGCAGAGAGCCGGCCACATCGGCCAGCCCGCCCGACTTGGCAAAGGGGGTCGCCTCGGAGGCAACAAAAAGAATCTTCAGCCCGCCACTTTTGGCGGGGATCGGCTTGCCGCTGAGCCGGGTCTGATCGAGTCGCTGGAGCAGGTGATCACAACGGAAGCCGGCCTGTTCAGCGAGCCGCCCGGCCCGCTGTAGTTGCCTGAGTACCCTGATCAGCTGTTCCCTGGCAAGGATCGGCTCCTGGGCATGGAGGGGGCTGAGCCGGGCCAGTTCCGCTTCCAGCACCAGCAGCAGCAACTGCTCAAAACCGGCCTGGTCAAACCAGTCGACAAAGTCGTAATAATGGGCCCCGCACAACCGACGCAACTGGCGGTGATTGAGGATCCCCTCGAGCAGCAGGTACAGCCCCTTTTCGTCAAGGGGGGAACAGCGCTCCAGCATTCCGGCCAGCGCGGCGCAGGCGTCCGGCCCCGGTTCCAGCCCGGGCCAGCGGATATGGATCATCAGCTCCAGCAGGTAAGCCCGGGACATCCCCTGCAATTCTTTCTGCAGATAACGCGGGCAGGCGCTGGCCAGCAGAGTCTCGACCGCGCGCTTGCAACGGTCCGGTCTTTCCAGGGCGAACAGGGCGCTCAGGTCCTCGGCACTGCCTTGCAAAAGCAATGCGTCCCGCTCCAGGTAATAGTTACGCACCCCGTGATCGCCAAAGCGCTGCCAGAGCTGTTGCCAGCGGCCATCGTGATCGATGAGGGGGGTGAACCCGGTCAGCACCCGGTGGGCATAAGGCGCCAGCTGAAACTCTCCTCCCTGGGCGAGTTGCCAGCCCGGCTGCAGATACTGGTGCCCGGAGGCGAGATCGGACATGAGCACGAAGTCGCGGCCAGTCTCTACGGAACAGGCCCGCTGAAAGGGAATCCCGTCCTTGTCCGCCATGTAAACCGCCGGCCCGATGCGCCCGGCAATGTGCTTATTGGAGTTGTTGCAGAGGATCAAAACACTCTGCTCTTCAAGGCGGTTGCTGTACGCGAAGACATCCTGCTCAACCCCGAAGACCGATTCGAAATCGTACAGCTGAAAGCTGCCGGCGCCACTGAACAGCGCCCGGCGCCGCAGCAGCGGGAAAATTTCGCGGCCATGGCGCTCGACCATCTGCTGGTCGGGCTGTTCCTCCCAGCGTGGAGTCAAGTACTCCATGCCGTACTTTTCCTTCAACCCTTCGATCTGGCCGTGCCCGAACATGGGCAGGCCGGGCATGGTCGCCAGCAGGGTGGCGACACAATAGTATTTGTCCCCGTCGCCGAACTGTTCAATGGCCGGCTTCTCATCCGGATTGCTCATGAAGTTGACGAAACGCTGTAGAATAGCCGGGTCGAACTCAAGAATATTCTTCAGGGTTTCCCGATATTTGCCATTTTCTTCACGTTTGAGCATGTTCATGAAGGCGCTGTTGTAGACCCGGTGCATTCCCAGGGTGCGGACAAAGTAACCTTCCATGAGCCAGAACGCTTCGGCGATGAGCAGGGTGTCCGGGGCCTCGCGGCGGACCCGGTCGACCAGTTCACGCCAGAACTCGATGGGAAACGCCCGGTCGAAATCCTCTTTGCTCATGGCATGGTCGCTGCGCGAGGGGACACCGGCCCCGCCGCCCGGCAACGGATACCAGAGCCGTTGAAAATGGCGTTTGGCCAGGGTCATGGCGGCATCGAAGCGGATAATGCGGAAATCCCGGGCCACCCGGATGATCAGCTGGATCATCGCTTCCCGCAGCTGCGGCAGCAGGTAATTCAACTGCGCGGTATCGTTCCAGGGCAGATGGGTACCGTCGTTGCCGTGGTAGATATAGCGCACCTGGCCGCTGTGACGATGCTGATAGCGACACACCACCGCCGCTTCTGAGTGATCGAAGTAGCCGTCCTCGATCTGGAGCAGATACTCCGGATCTTCACTCAGGTCCGGCCCGCTGAAGCGGTAGCCGGGGTAAGGCGGATAAGGCAGCTGAATAAACCAGTCAGGGTGCTCGCGCAGCCAGACCGATTCGATGCCGGTATGGTTGGTGACCACATCGCAGGCCAGGTCGATCCCGCGCCGACGGCAGCGCTCCTTGAGGTTTTCCAGAGCCCCGTTGCCGCCGAGATCGTCCGCCACCACGTATTCGTCGATGGCATAGGCCGAGGCCGCGACCTGGACCTGCCCGCACAGCTGTTTGACCTTGAGGGAGGCTTTGGACCGTTTCCAGAGTCCGATCAGCCACAGGCTGCTGAAGCCCTGCCCAGCCAGTTCATCCAGTTCCGCATCGGGAATCTGGTCGAGCCTGCGTACCTCGCGGTGATATTTGGCGGACAGCTGCGCCAGCCAGACGTATGTCGATTTGGCCAGCAGCACGGTCCGCGGCATCCAGTCGGTATCCGCGGTAAAGTTGGCGTATTCCTCATCGGCAAAGGCGGCCGGGGAGAACACCTCAAGTTCCGGTTCGCCGGGAAAGCCGAACTGCATCCCCTCTTTTTCGAACTGATCGAAGGCGGTGGCGATGCGCGCCAGCAGGTCCTCGGGGAGGATTTCGGCCCAGAGTTGGCGCAGCAGCAGCAATTGCTCCGGCAGGGTCGTCGCCCGCAACAGCGGTTCCAGCAACCGCGCCAGCAGCGACTGCGGCTGCCCGGCGAAACCGTCATCGACGGCGGGGATCAGGGCGTCAAGCTGTTCCAGCCGGCCCCGGTAGCCGGTCTGCTCCTGCAAGGTCTGTTCTTCACTGGCGAACAGGTTGCGCGCCCGTTCCAGGGCCGGGTTGCGGGCCTGGACAAAGAGCAGAATTACCTCCAGCAACAGCTCCTTGCTCTGCCGACCGCTTTCCAGTCGGGTCAGCAGGGCCGTGATATCGGTTTCGCGCAGTTCCACGGGCAAGGCCGGAAAAACCTGCAGAAAATGGCTGAAGACCTGTTCCAGTTCGGGCATCTCGATGACCTGCCCGGCCACTTCGACCCGGTTCTTGCCGATCCGGCCGTTGCGCCGCTCCAGGAAAACCTCCGCCACCCGGCGCAGGACCAGGTTCAGAGTGGCCCAGAGCTCCAGCTCCGCCGCGGTGAACGGCTTCGCTGCGCCCGGGCGGAGATAATCGGCGAGCAGATGACGAAAAAAGGTGCGTTGCGGACGGGGCGACCGTTGAAAATGTTCGGTCAGGCGGGTGCCGGTCCAGGCACCGCGGCCACATTGAACATGCAACGGATAACAGGTGTCGCTGAATTTATTTTTCATTGTCCTCAATCAAAGCTGAAATCGGCACGCCGGAGGAATTCGGCGGCCTCTTCCGGCGGAGTCGGATTAATGTTGAAACCGGAGCCCCATTCAAACCCGGTCATCCGGGTCAGCTTGGGGGCAAGTTCGATATGCCAGTGGAACTGGTCGGGCAGGCGCGCCCATTCATCCTGTCGGCCCCAGCGCAAATGCATGGGCGGCACACTGTGCAGGGTGAAGGAAAAGGGCGGATCGCGCAGCACCGCTTTGATCCGGCGCAGGGTGTCGCGCAGAGTCCCGGCCAGCAACCGCAACTGCTGATCGCTCTGCTGGGTGAAGTCGTGTTTGTGCTTGACCGGGGCGATCATCAGCCCGAAGGGAAATTGCGCGGCATAGGGGGCATAGACGATAAAGTTGCCATCATCGCTGACCACCCGGGTGCCCGCAGCCTGCTCCTGTTTGATCAGGTCGCAGAGCAGGCAACGCTGCTTGCGTTCGTAGTGCTCGCGGCTGGTCCGCAGCTCTGTCTCCACCAGCGGCGGCAGGACCGGCACGGCAATCACCTGGGAATGGGAGTGAGGAATATGGGACGCCGCACCGACGCCGTCGTTCTTGCAGATGAACAGGTAACGGAAGCGGCTGTCGTTGCGCAGGTCGAGCATGCGGCCACGATAGATCTTGAGGACTTCGGTAATCTGCTCTTCCGTCAAATCGGCCAGGGTTTTGCCATGTTCGGCGGTTTCGATGATGACTTCGTGGGCGCCGATCCCGTTCATGCAATCGTAAAGCCCCTCGGCCCGGCTTTCCAACTCCCCTTCGATGCGCAGGGCCGGAAACCGGTTCGGAATCACCCGCACCGACCAGCCCGGCTGATTCGGGGCGCTGCCGCCGGGGCGAAAGGCATAAATTTCCGGCGGAGTGCGACTTTCGTTACCGCTGCAGAACGGGCAGGCCTTGGTGGTCAGGACTTCGCGCGGATAGATAAAATCCTGTGGCCAGCGCCCCTTTCCCAGGGTCATGATGACCCAATTGTCTCTCAGTGGATCCCAGCGTAATTCAGACAAAATTTTTATCCTTTCAGCAGTCGGTTCAGACCGACCAGTTGTTTTCGTCGAGGGTCCGCCCCCGGTAGCAGAGCCCGGCATGCCCTTCCGCCGGCCAGCGCCCGTTTTCGCGCCCGTCACGCACGGCATGGCAGGTCAAATTGATACTCTCGCCGACCTTGATCTGCAGAGCCGCAAGGGGCGCCGCCAGTTCCAGAACCTGCCCGGAAGCCGCCTCGCCGCTCCCGACCACCTCGCTTTCGTTAAGAATCGTCAGGCTATTGTCGGCAAAGCTATAGCGCAAATGATACAGCTGTTTGGAGGAAATGCGTATCTCGAAAAAGCCGTTGTCACGACAGAGCCGCTTAAGCAGCTCAGGTTCGTTGATGCGGAAATAGAGGTGATCGTCATCATAGCCGAAATACAGAGATTCCAGGTTGGCCCGACTCGAATACATGGCTCCACCGGTGGCCAGATCGATGCGCCCGGCCGCCAGCCATTCGAAATAATCACCAACCCGCCCGTCGATCTGCGGGGTAAAGCAAGCGGTCGGCTCAAACCCGGTCGCTTTCTTCAGCACCGGCTTGATTGCCTGCTGCAACCGCCCCGGCACCGGCAGTTGGCGCAGCTGATACAGACCTTCCAGGTGGAGGCGGAAGAGCCGGTCAAAGATATCGGCCTGGGCGGTCACATGCTCGTCGCCGTACCACCAGAACCAATCGCTCCCTTCGGCCCGCAACAGTTCACGAACCAGATCGCTCAAGGGTTGATCTGGTTTTTCGAGGGCGCGGGTCACCTCATCGGCAATGATGTCACGACGGGTCTGGGCCAGCAGCTCCCAGGCCAGGTTCTCCTCGGGATGGCCAATCCAGGTGGTAAAATCCGCCCGAATCCAGGAGCCCGCCGCCAGCCGCGCCAAGGGGACGGTCTCCACCTGATCCAGGGCATCTTTGATCCGCAACAGCTCCAGTCGGGGCTCGGCCTGCAGCGCCTGGTAAAAATCACGCAAAAACGGATAGCCGTTATCGGGATAGCGCTCCCAGCAGTTTTCCCCGTCGAGGATGATGGCCACGGTTCCGCCCGGCGCCGTGTCAGCAATCTGTCGCAACCGGCGCAGCAGGTCCGCGACCGCTTCCTCGGTCTGCCAGGTGGCATAGAGAAAACCGATCCGGTCCGACAGCTCGCGGTCCCGGAACAACAGCGGCAGCCCTTCAAAATCGTAAATTCGATAGAGCAGGCTGCGGTTGCCGAGACCGGTGTCCAGGCTGCGCGCCAGGATCTCCTCGTCCGTGGCCGCCCACAGCGCGCCTTCCTCACGCAGCAGACGTGCCGCCTCAACACTCACCGCGCCCTCGGCAGGCCACATCCCGCGCGGCCGCTCACCGAACAGCCGGGCAGCGGTTTTGAATCCTTCGCGGATCTGCAACCGGGCATCTTCCGGAAAGCGGAACGCGGCGGCCGGCAACGGCAGCCCTGGGCTCGGTTCCTGGGCCGTCTGCAGATTGCACAACAGCGGCAGAATCGGATGAGCATAGGGGGTCACGGAGATCTCGATCAGCCCCTGTTCTTCCAGCTGCCGGTGGGTTTCGAGGACCTTGTTCAGTTCCTGATTGCAGAGTTTGAGCAGCTCCTGCTTCTGCTCGGCGCTGAAATTCTCCCCCTGCTGCAGCAGGTCGGCAACCAGCCTGCTCTTGCGGCGCAGGTGCGAACCGGTCCAGGCAAGCAGAAACCAGACCTGCAAATCGAGCAAATCCTGATCACTGAAGTCGGCAGCGGTTTCTTCGGGGATAGCGCCGCGCTGCAGAAACAGCTGATGATAGCGGCGATTGGCCCGGATCTGGGTATCTTCATTGACGGAAAAAAACTGCCGGACCATGAACTGCCGCTCGGCCGGCGTGAGAGCCTGGGGGGATTGCGCCGCTATTTCCAGCCAGCGGTCACGATCCTCTCCGGCGACATAGCGTTCCAGCTGTTCAAGCAGGGACGGAACCAGGTTAACCGTCACCCGGGCGCCGGTTTCCGCGACAGTGGCGAGCATC
This genomic window from Pelobacter seleniigenes DSM 18267 contains:
- a CDS encoding galactose-1-phosphate uridylyltransferase, translating into MSELRWDPLRDNWVIMTLGKGRWPQDFIYPREVLTTKACPFCSGNESRTPPEIYAFRPGGSAPNQPGWSVRVIPNRFPALRIEGELESRAEGLYDCMNGIGAHEVIIETAEHGKTLADLTEEQITEVLKIYRGRMLDLRNDSRFRYLFICKNDGVGAASHIPHSHSQVIAVPVLPPLVETELRTSREHYERKQRCLLCDLIKQEQAAGTRVVSDDGNFIVYAPYAAQFPFGLMIAPVKHKHDFTQQSDQQLRLLAGTLRDTLRRIKAVLRDPPFSFTLHSVPPMHLRWGRQDEWARLPDQFHWHIELAPKLTRMTGFEWGSGFNINPTPPEEAAEFLRRADFSFD
- a CDS encoding glycoside hydrolase family 57 protein; this translates as MPTAKQTTKTVPPLKVCILWHMHQPDYRDPISGQTLLPWTWLHGIKDYGEMLATVAETGARVTVNLVPSLLEQLERYVAGEDRDRWLEIAAQSPQALTPAERQFMVRQFFSVNEDTQIRANRRYHQLFLQRGAIPEETAADFSDQDLLDLQVWFLLAWTGSHLRRKSRLVADLLQQGENFSAEQKQELLKLCNQELNKVLETHRQLEEQGLIEISVTPYAHPILPLLCNLQTAQEPSPGLPLPAAAFRFPEDARLQIREGFKTAARLFGERPRGMWPAEGAVSVEAARLLREEGALWAATDEEILARSLDTGLGNRSLLYRIYDFEGLPLLFRDRELSDRIGFLYATWQTEEAVADLLRRLRQIADTAPGGTVAIILDGENCWERYPDNGYPFLRDFYQALQAEPRLELLRIKDALDQVETVPLARLAAGSWIRADFTTWIGHPEENLAWELLAQTRRDIIADEVTRALEKPDQPLSDLVRELLRAEGSDWFWWYGDEHVTAQADIFDRLFRLHLEGLYQLRQLPVPGRLQQAIKPVLKKATGFEPTACFTPQIDGRVGDYFEWLAAGRIDLATGGAMYSSRANLESLYFGYDDDHLYFRINEPELLKRLCRDNGFFEIRISSKQLYHLRYSFADNSLTILNESEVVGSGEAASGQVLELAAPLAALQIKVGESINLTCHAVRDGRENGRWPAEGHAGLCYRGRTLDENNWSV
- the glgA gene encoding glycogen synthase GlgA; this translates as MKNKFSDTCYPLHVQCGRGAWTGTRLTEHFQRSPRPQRTFFRHLLADYLRPGAAKPFTAAELELWATLNLVLRRVAEVFLERRNGRIGKNRVEVAGQVIEMPELEQVFSHFLQVFPALPVELRETDITALLTRLESGRQSKELLLEVILLFVQARNPALERARNLFASEEQTLQEQTGYRGRLEQLDALIPAVDDGFAGQPQSLLARLLEPLLRATTLPEQLLLLRQLWAEILPEDLLARIATAFDQFEKEGMQFGFPGEPELEVFSPAAFADEEYANFTADTDWMPRTVLLAKSTYVWLAQLSAKYHREVRRLDQIPDAELDELAGQGFSSLWLIGLWKRSKASLKVKQLCGQVQVAASAYAIDEYVVADDLGGNGALENLKERCRRRGIDLACDVVTNHTGIESVWLREHPDWFIQLPYPPYPGYRFSGPDLSEDPEYLLQIEDGYFDHSEAAVVCRYQHRHSGQVRYIYHGNDGTHLPWNDTAQLNYLLPQLREAMIQLIIRVARDFRIIRFDAAMTLAKRHFQRLWYPLPGGGAGVPSRSDHAMSKEDFDRAFPIEFWRELVDRVRREAPDTLLIAEAFWLMEGYFVRTLGMHRVYNSAFMNMLKREENGKYRETLKNILEFDPAILQRFVNFMSNPDEKPAIEQFGDGDKYYCVATLLATMPGLPMFGHGQIEGLKEKYGMEYLTPRWEEQPDQQMVERHGREIFPLLRRRALFSGAGSFQLYDFESVFGVEQDVFAYSNRLEEQSVLILCNNSNKHIAGRIGPAVYMADKDGIPFQRACSVETGRDFVLMSDLASGHQYLQPGWQLAQGGEFQLAPYAHRVLTGFTPLIDHDGRWQQLWQRFGDHGVRNYYLERDALLLQGSAEDLSALFALERPDRCKRAVETLLASACPRYLQKELQGMSRAYLLELMIHIRWPGLEPGPDACAALAGMLERCSPLDEKGLYLLLEGILNHRQLRRLCGAHYYDFVDWFDQAGFEQLLLLVLEAELARLSPLHAQEPILAREQLIRVLRQLQRAGRLAEQAGFRCDHLLQRLDQTRLSGKPIPAKSGGLKILFVASEATPFAKSGGLADVAGSLPRALRQLGHDVLVVIPCYRTTAENHQLVKLPHSVQISMSGQTWRASLKEAVYDGVPFVFIDTPEFFDRDELYGTADGDFADNGLRFGFFCRAVLETARVLDFQPDLIHHHDWQTGLLPVLLKTVYRDQDFFAASKTLLTIHNLGYQGRFPLPLLDQLELPWELGRPDALEYYGSLSFLKGGIVFADLINTVSPTYCQEIQQPQQGHGFDGILRSRSLNLYGIINGLDGRGWDPQIDVALPRHYSAANLAGKVACKKALQQELGLEIAAQTPLVAVISRLDRQKGIDLIEAIWPQLLERDLQFVLLGSGNHQQMEFWRREQGRDSQRVAINLTFNEGLSRRLYAAADLLLVPSLYEPCGLTQMIALKYGALPVVRRTGGLADTVVDLSDNPRQGNGFVFPDSEPGQLLAAIDRGLQLYARRRVWNAVVKRGMQQDFSWENSARQYEEHYRSLVAPSAVE